The proteins below are encoded in one region of Nitrospirota bacterium:
- a CDS encoding YajQ family cyclic di-GMP-binding protein: protein MAEQFSFDVVSEVDMQEMKNVVDQASKEVKQRFDFKDSKTEITLKEKEKELSLVSDDEYKLNAVIDIIKAKCVKRGVSLKAFDYGTIEAALGGTVRQVAKIQSGIAADKAKEVTKAIKESKLKVQAQIQGEQVRVLSKSKDDLQAAMAFLKGQDFGIDLQFTNYR, encoded by the coding sequence ATGGCTGAGCAATTTTCATTCGATGTGGTGTCGGAAGTGGATATGCAAGAGATGAAGAATGTCGTCGATCAAGCGTCGAAGGAAGTGAAGCAGCGTTTCGACTTCAAGGACTCGAAGACGGAAATCACCTTGAAGGAGAAAGAGAAGGAGCTGTCTCTGGTCTCCGACGACGAGTACAAGCTCAATGCGGTGATCGACATTATCAAAGCCAAGTGCGTGAAGCGCGGGGTCTCATTGAAGGCCTTTGACTATGGGACCATCGAAGCGGCGCTGGGCGGAACGGTGCGCCAGGTGGCGAAGATTCAAAGCGGGATCGCAGCGGACAAGGCGAAGGAAGTGACGAAGGCTATCAAGGAGTCCAAGCTGAAAGTGCAGGCGCAGATCCAGGGCGAGCAGGTGCGCGTGCTGAGCAAGAGCAAGGACGATCTCCAGGCTGCCATGGCCTTTCTCAAGGGGCAGGATTTTGGGATTGATCTACAGTTCACCAACTACCGCTAA
- a CDS encoding carbon starvation protein A, whose amino-acid sequence MKHLLVFIWGLVAILGAVALAFVTGLAHPQEKVNGLWLVVAAACIYVLAFRFYGRWISQRVVELNDQRVTPAVRLNDGVNFHPTNKYVLFGHHFAAIAGAGPLLGPVLAAQFGFLPGFLWLVIGAVLGGAVQDFIILVASMRRNGRSLPEIAHDELGLVTGTATAVAVLFIVVVALAGLGFAVVNALYRNAWGTFTIVMTIPIGFLMGFYLQKFRPGRVAEVSLIGVVLLVAAVIFGRVVAQSSVAGWFEFERTTLVWGLAGYGFLASVLPGWMLLVPRGYLSTFMKLGVVALLGVGVILMAPTIEMPRVTIFASGGGPIIPGTLFPFLFITIACGAVSGFHSLVSSGTTPKMIERESQATVGYGAMLLESFVGVMALIAASVLVPGDYLAINTMLSPEALAAMGFPVSRIQELSQLVEADVAGRPGGAVSLAVGMASIFAALPGMAGLMAYWYQFALVFEALFILTTIDTGTRVGRYLIQEMGGRFYAPLRRMNWWPGVAVSSGLIVGAWAYLIGTGSISTLWPMFGAANQLLGTLALCIGTTVLIKMRKAQYLWITALPMLFVGAVTLVGSYEMFGLFVAKASATADGGQAFALYLDAGLVAVVALLAVIVLGDSIRQWYGYVILKRPFTSSEVVVMAGGGTPGRLQTTVRQDEAKRLQLPGGGCC is encoded by the coding sequence GTGAAACACCTTTTAGTCTTCATCTGGGGCCTGGTCGCCATTCTCGGTGCCGTTGCGCTTGCCTTTGTGACAGGGCTCGCCCATCCACAGGAAAAGGTGAATGGGCTCTGGCTGGTCGTGGCGGCTGCCTGTATCTATGTGCTGGCCTTTCGCTTCTATGGCCGCTGGATTTCGCAACGGGTCGTTGAACTCAACGATCAGCGGGTCACGCCGGCTGTGCGGTTGAATGACGGCGTCAATTTTCATCCCACCAATAAGTATGTCCTGTTCGGCCATCACTTTGCGGCGATTGCCGGAGCAGGACCTTTGCTGGGGCCGGTGCTGGCGGCGCAGTTCGGATTCTTGCCGGGCTTTCTCTGGTTAGTGATAGGAGCTGTGCTGGGCGGGGCGGTGCAGGACTTTATTATCCTGGTGGCGTCGATGAGACGGAATGGCCGCTCCCTTCCTGAAATTGCGCATGATGAACTGGGTCTTGTCACTGGGACGGCCACGGCGGTGGCGGTGCTCTTTATCGTGGTGGTGGCGCTGGCTGGGCTGGGCTTTGCCGTGGTGAACGCGCTCTATCGCAATGCCTGGGGCACCTTCACGATTGTGATGACGATTCCCATCGGCTTCCTCATGGGCTTCTATCTGCAAAAGTTCCGGCCAGGCCGGGTGGCGGAAGTCTCCTTGATCGGCGTGGTGCTGTTGGTGGCGGCTGTGATCTTCGGGCGGGTGGTCGCTCAATCTTCTGTGGCCGGCTGGTTCGAGTTCGAGCGGACGACGCTGGTGTGGGGCCTGGCAGGCTACGGGTTTCTCGCGTCAGTTTTGCCTGGCTGGATGTTGTTGGTGCCGCGCGGCTACCTCTCCACATTTATGAAGCTGGGCGTGGTGGCCTTGCTGGGAGTGGGCGTGATTCTGATGGCGCCGACGATCGAGATGCCGCGCGTCACGATCTTCGCGAGCGGAGGCGGCCCGATTATTCCCGGTACGCTCTTTCCCTTTCTCTTTATCACCATCGCCTGCGGGGCCGTGTCGGGTTTTCATTCGTTGGTCTCGTCCGGGACCACGCCGAAGATGATCGAGCGGGAATCCCAGGCCACGGTCGGCTATGGGGCGATGTTGCTGGAGAGTTTTGTCGGGGTGATGGCGCTCATTGCGGCATCCGTGTTGGTCCCCGGCGATTATCTGGCGATCAATACGATGCTCTCGCCTGAGGCGCTGGCTGCGATGGGCTTTCCTGTCTCGCGGATTCAGGAGCTTTCGCAATTGGTCGAGGCGGATGTGGCTGGCAGGCCTGGCGGGGCCGTGTCCCTGGCGGTCGGCATGGCCTCGATCTTTGCCGCCTTGCCCGGCATGGCAGGTTTGATGGCCTATTGGTATCAGTTTGCACTGGTGTTCGAGGCCCTGTTCATTCTCACGACGATCGATACCGGCACGCGCGTGGGGCGCTATCTCATTCAGGAGATGGGCGGGCGGTTCTATGCTCCCTTGCGGCGGATGAATTGGTGGCCCGGTGTGGCGGTGAGCAGCGGGCTGATCGTGGGGGCCTGGGCCTATCTCATCGGCACTGGCAGCATCTCGACGCTCTGGCCGATGTTCGGGGCGGCGAATCAGTTGCTCGGCACCCTGGCTCTCTGCATCGGGACGACGGTGCTCATCAAGATGCGGAAGGCGCAATATCTCTGGATTACGGCGCTGCCGATGCTGTTCGTCGGGGCTGTCACCCTGGTCGGGTCCTATGAGATGTTCGGCCTGTTCGTGGCCAAGGCCTCCGCTACTGCCGACGGTGGGCAGGCCTTTGCCCTCTATCTGGATGCGGGGCTGGTGGCGGTGGTGGCCTTGCTCGCGGTGATCGTCTTGGGCGATAGTATCAGGCAGTGGTATGGCTATGTGATCTTGAAGCGGCCCTTCACCAGCAGCGAAGTCGTGGTGATGGCAGGCGGGGGAACGCCGGGACGATTGCAGACGACAGTTCGTCAGGATGAAGCAAAGCGATTGCAGTTGCCTGGTGGCGGCTGCTGTTAA
- a CDS encoding DUF433 domain-containing protein produces the protein MAPSKTPLIASSPDVLGGTPVFAGTRVPVQTLIEYLEGGETIDDFLQGFPTVTRDQVIAFLEEAKTRMLAKAS, from the coding sequence ATGGCACCCTCCAAAACACCTCTCATCGCCTCGTCACCAGATGTGCTCGGCGGTACGCCCGTCTTTGCTGGCACCCGGGTGCCAGTCCAGACCCTGATCGAATATCTGGAAGGCGGCGAAACAATCGACGATTTCCTTCAAGGGTTCCCGACCGTGACGCGCGACCAAGTGATCGCCTTCCTTGAAGAAGCTAAGACCCGCATGCTCGCCAAGGCTTCGTGA
- a CDS encoding DUF5615 family PIN-like protein, with product MNILLDECIDRRFAKEIEGHEVVTVPQAGWAGIKNGELLTRAQMQFDAFVTVDCNLAFQQNIPQFTIAVIVLQAPTNRLKDLRPLLPKLQQILPIAPKGEVSRVSL from the coding sequence GTGAACATTCTTCTCGACGAGTGTATCGACCGACGATTCGCAAAAGAGATCGAGGGACATGAGGTGGTAACCGTCCCTCAGGCCGGATGGGCAGGGATCAAGAACGGCGAGTTACTGACACGAGCCCAAATGCAATTCGACGCCTTCGTCACCGTTGACTGCAATCTAGCCTTTCAACAGAATATCCCGCAGTTCACCATTGCGGTCATTGTTCTGCAGGCTCCAACCAATCGATTGAAAGACCTTCGCCCGCTCCTGCCAAAACTCCAGCAGATTCTTCCAATTGCTCCCAAAGGTGAAGTCAGCCGAGTGAGCCTGTAA